One region of Streptomyces rishiriensis genomic DNA includes:
- a CDS encoding RrF2 family transcriptional regulator: MSGGVEWALHCCVVLTSVDEPVPAARLAQLHDVPPTYLAKQLQALSRAGLVRSVQGKSGGYVLTRSPGSITVLQVVEAIDGPGPAFVCTEIRQRGPMASPPEACTAPCAISRAMASAESAWRASLGAVTIADLAGDVESDYGSGALAGIGAWLSPDDT, translated from the coding sequence ATGTCCGGGGGCGTGGAGTGGGCCCTGCACTGCTGCGTCGTGCTGACCTCGGTCGACGAGCCGGTGCCTGCGGCACGGCTCGCGCAGCTGCACGACGTCCCGCCCACCTATCTCGCCAAGCAGCTCCAGGCCCTGTCGCGCGCCGGGCTGGTGCGGTCGGTGCAGGGGAAGTCGGGCGGCTACGTCCTGACCAGATCGCCCGGGTCGATCACCGTGCTGCAGGTCGTCGAGGCGATCGACGGGCCCGGCCCGGCGTTCGTCTGTACGGAGATCCGTCAGCGCGGCCCGATGGCGAGTCCGCCCGAGGCCTGCACCGCGCCGTGTGCGATCTCCCGTGCCATGGCCTCCGCCGAGTCGGCGTGGCGGGCGTCCCTGGGGGCCGTCACCATCGCGGACCTGGCAGGCGACGTCGAGTCGGACTACGGCAGCGGCGCCCTCGCCGGTATCGGCGCCTGGCTGAGCCCGGACGACACCTGA
- a CDS encoding MDR family NADP-dependent oxidoreductase, which produces MAAAPPATTREILLAAQPGGLPGPEHFAITRKPVPAPGPGQVIVRNRYFLVFPGLRTLIGGRADGVPLPRIHVGDTLFGPAIGEVVAAGPGGPLRPGDTVTHLLGWREHALVAAADCALPGEALPDPVAHLSSGSAAYGALTRLARVRPGDTVFVTGAAGAVGTLAGPVARLLGAGRVVGSTRSPEKAERLRAELGYDAVVVPGSRSIDGQLASAAPDGIDVLLDNVGGDQLTAAVRAARRGARFALVGALSGQLAPRRDGGSAPAEIDTFRLVNQGVSLHGYRGADHPEVTEEWNRRFGDWLRSGELTFPQVRIAGMDEAPRALQELFGGRHFGTVVVELPPT; this is translated from the coding sequence ATGGCCGCTGCCCCGCCCGCCACGACCCGCGAGATCCTGCTGGCCGCCCAGCCCGGCGGGCTGCCCGGGCCCGAGCACTTCGCGATCACCCGGAAGCCGGTGCCCGCCCCCGGTCCGGGGCAGGTGATCGTCCGCAACCGCTACTTCCTCGTCTTCCCCGGCCTGCGCACGCTGATCGGCGGCCGGGCCGACGGCGTACCGCTGCCCCGGATCCACGTCGGTGACACGCTGTTCGGTCCCGCGATCGGCGAGGTCGTCGCGGCCGGGCCCGGCGGTCCGCTGCGCCCGGGGGACACGGTCACGCATCTGCTGGGGTGGCGCGAGCACGCGCTGGTGGCGGCGGCCGACTGCGCCTTGCCGGGCGAGGCGCTGCCCGACCCGGTGGCCCATCTGTCGTCCGGGTCGGCCGCCTACGGAGCACTGACCCGGCTCGCCCGAGTCCGCCCCGGCGACACCGTGTTCGTCACCGGCGCGGCCGGAGCCGTGGGAACGCTGGCGGGCCCGGTCGCACGGCTGCTGGGCGCGGGGCGGGTGGTCGGGAGCACCCGCTCGCCGGAGAAGGCCGAGCGGCTGCGCGCCGAACTGGGCTACGACGCCGTCGTGGTGCCGGGATCCCGGTCGATCGACGGGCAACTGGCCTCGGCGGCGCCGGACGGCATCGACGTGCTGCTGGACAACGTCGGCGGCGACCAGCTGACCGCCGCCGTGCGCGCCGCGCGCCGGGGTGCCCGCTTCGCGCTGGTCGGCGCGCTGTCGGGACAGTTGGCGCCGCGCCGGGACGGAGGCAGCGCGCCCGCGGAGATCGACACCTTCCGGCTCGTCAACCAAGGTGTCTCGCTGCACGGTTACCGCGGCGCGGATCATCCCGAGGTGACCGAGGAATGGAACAGGCGCTTCGGGGACTGGCTGCGCTCCGGCGAACTGACCTTCCCGCAGGTGCGGATCGCGGGCATGGACGAGGCGCCGCGGGCGTTGCAGGAACTGTTCGGGGGGCGGCACTTCGGGACCGTCGTCGTGGAGTTGCCGCCGACGTGA
- a CDS encoding SDR family oxidoreductase, with protein sequence MKFAVIGGTGLIGSQVVQNLNKAGHQAVPHSPSTGVDIITGQGLEHALADADVVVNLSNSPTFDEASLAFFRTSMDNLLAASEKAGVGHFVILSIVGVDQVPELDYYRAKVLQEDILKAGAVPYSIVRATQFMEFVDAVLSWTADGDTVRLPTTPLQPIAAADVARFVAETAAGAPLNGVLDIAGPDLYPLDELGRITLAARGDARTVVTDDSAGMFAAVAGDVLTAPDDARIAPTRYTDWLS encoded by the coding sequence ATGAAGTTCGCAGTCATCGGCGGCACCGGGTTGATCGGGTCGCAGGTCGTACAGAACCTCAACAAGGCCGGGCATCAGGCCGTCCCGCACTCACCGTCCACGGGCGTGGACATCATCACCGGCCAGGGCCTCGAGCATGCCCTCGCGGATGCGGACGTCGTCGTCAACCTGTCCAACTCCCCCACCTTCGACGAGGCCTCGCTCGCCTTCTTCCGGACCTCGATGGACAACCTCCTCGCCGCGAGCGAGAAGGCCGGGGTCGGGCACTTCGTCATCCTCTCGATCGTCGGCGTGGACCAGGTTCCCGAGCTGGACTACTACCGGGCGAAGGTCCTCCAGGAGGACATCCTCAAGGCCGGGGCCGTCCCCTACTCGATCGTCCGTGCCACGCAGTTCATGGAGTTCGTGGACGCGGTCCTGTCCTGGACCGCCGACGGCGACACCGTCCGGCTGCCCACCACGCCCCTCCAGCCGATCGCCGCCGCGGACGTGGCCCGCTTCGTCGCCGAGACCGCCGCGGGCGCGCCCCTGAACGGCGTGCTCGACATCGCCGGCCCCGATCTCTACCCGCTCGACGAACTCGGCCGGATCACCCTCGCCGCCCGGGGCGACGCGCGGACGGTCGTCACCGACGACAGCGCCGGCATGTTCGCCGCCGTCGCCGGTGACGTCCTCACCGCCCCGGACGACGCCCGCATCGCCCCCACCCGCTACACCGACTGGCTCTCCTGA
- a CDS encoding D-sedoheptulose-7-phosphate isomerase has protein sequence MKLATDTTHCDDLMKALERFRTSACPLTGRWGTFLAGRLGSGSRLLVAGNGGSAAQAQHLSAELVGRYREDRPPFSALALHTDTSSTTAIANDYGVQEIFARQVAAHGRAGDVLMLLSTSGASANLLVAAQEARRARMTVWALTGPAPNPLAGAADEALCVEAASSATVQELHLVAVHMLCESFDRAVACRPSSALS, from the coding sequence ATGAAGCTCGCCACCGACACCACCCACTGCGACGACCTCATGAAGGCCCTGGAGAGGTTTCGCACCTCCGCGTGCCCGCTGACCGGACGCTGGGGAACCTTCCTGGCCGGCCGGCTGGGCTCCGGCAGCAGGCTCCTCGTCGCGGGCAACGGCGGCAGCGCCGCGCAGGCCCAGCACCTGAGCGCCGAACTGGTCGGCCGCTACCGCGAGGACCGCCCGCCGTTCTCCGCGCTCGCCCTGCACACCGACACCTCGTCCACCACCGCCATCGCCAACGACTACGGCGTGCAGGAGATCTTCGCCCGCCAGGTCGCCGCGCACGGCAGGGCCGGCGATGTGCTGATGCTGCTCTCGACCAGCGGCGCCAGCGCCAATCTGCTCGTCGCGGCGCAGGAGGCCCGGCGGGCGCGGATGACCGTCTGGGCGTTGACCGGCCCGGCGCCCAACCCCCTGGCGGGCGCCGCCGACGAGGCGCTGTGCGTGGAGGCCGCGAGCTCCGCCACCGTTCAGGAGCTGCACCTGGTCGCCGTCCACATGCTCTGCGAGTCCTTCGACCGCGCCGTCGCGTGCCGCCCGTCGAGCGCCTTGTCCTGA
- a CDS encoding MerR family transcriptional regulator, whose product MRIGDAAAAAGTTPRALRYYEERGLLPPPRRTAAGQREYGPDEVARVRVIRELLALGLTVEDLRAFADRIGLLVEDPRRRCGAPGSGGPGAGVVDRRIAALDAEIDRLSRLRAGLALLTRERPRSGGGRAEPAR is encoded by the coding sequence ATGCGGATCGGAGACGCGGCGGCGGCCGCGGGGACCACCCCACGGGCACTGCGGTACTACGAGGAACGGGGCCTGCTGCCACCGCCGCGGCGCACCGCCGCCGGGCAACGTGAGTACGGGCCGGACGAGGTGGCGAGAGTCCGCGTCATCCGTGAGCTGCTGGCGCTCGGGCTCACCGTCGAGGACCTGCGCGCTTTCGCCGACCGGATCGGCCTGCTGGTGGAGGATCCCCGACGGCGATGCGGGGCCCCCGGCTCCGGCGGGCCCGGCGCCGGAGTGGTCGACCGCAGGATCGCGGCCCTCGACGCCGAGATCGACCGCCTGAGCCGGCTGCGCGCCGGCCTGGCCCTGCTCACGCGCGAACGCCCCCGATCGGGCGGGGGCCGGGCAGAGCCCGCGCGGTAG